In Rothia mucilaginosa, one genomic interval encodes:
- the trpS gene encoding tryptophan--tRNA ligase, translated as MADEKKQDKSLIPNASQQKARIYSGAQPSADSMHLGNYIGAVNNWVALQDDPNNECLFFIPDMHAITVPQDPEELRERTRLTAAQYIASGIDPTRTPLFVQSHVPEHAQLAWVLNCFTGFGEASRMTQFKDKSQKQGAENASVGLFTYPILMAADILLYQVDGVPVGEDQRQHLELTRNLAQRFNSRFGETFVVPEPVILKETAKIYDLQDPTSKMSKSAATDKGLIKLLDTPKATQKKIKSAVTDDGSVIAYDREAKPGVSNLLSIYSAMTGESIDEIVARYEGKMYGHLKVDLADIVVERLTPVRERTLELMDDPAELDRLLAVGASAAREIATVTIENVYKKVGFLPAAAI; from the coding sequence ATGGCAGACGAAAAGAAGCAGGATAAGTCCCTCATCCCTAACGCCTCTCAGCAGAAGGCGCGTATCTACTCGGGTGCGCAGCCGTCGGCTGATTCGATGCACCTGGGTAACTACATTGGTGCTGTGAACAACTGGGTGGCGTTGCAGGACGACCCGAATAACGAATGCCTGTTCTTTATTCCGGATATGCACGCTATCACCGTTCCTCAGGACCCCGAGGAGCTGCGTGAGCGTACCCGCCTGACCGCGGCGCAGTACATCGCCTCCGGCATTGACCCGACCCGCACCCCGCTGTTCGTGCAGTCGCACGTGCCCGAGCACGCCCAGCTGGCGTGGGTTCTGAACTGCTTCACCGGCTTTGGTGAGGCGTCCCGTATGACCCAGTTCAAGGACAAGTCCCAGAAGCAGGGCGCTGAGAACGCCTCCGTGGGTCTGTTCACCTACCCGATTCTGATGGCTGCCGACATCCTGCTCTACCAGGTGGACGGCGTGCCCGTAGGCGAGGATCAGCGTCAGCACCTGGAGCTGACCCGTAACCTGGCTCAGCGCTTCAACTCCCGTTTCGGTGAGACCTTCGTGGTGCCCGAGCCGGTGATCCTGAAGGAAACCGCTAAGATTTACGACCTGCAGGACCCGACCTCGAAGATGTCCAAGTCTGCAGCCACCGACAAGGGCCTGATCAAGCTTCTGGACACCCCGAAGGCAACCCAGAAGAAGATTAAGTCCGCCGTGACCGATGACGGCTCCGTCATCGCCTACGACCGCGAGGCTAAGCCCGGCGTCTCCAACCTGCTCTCCATCTACTCGGCAATGACCGGCGAGAGCATCGACGAGATCGTGGCACGCTACGAGGGCAAGATGTACGGCCACCTGAAGGTTGACCTTGCCGATATCGTGGTGGAGCGCCTCACCCCGGTGCGTGAGCGTACCCTCGAGCTGATGGACGACCCCGCCGAGCTGGATCGCCTGCTGGCTGTGGGCGCATCCGCTGCCCGCGAGATCGCTACGGTCACCATTGAGAACGTGTACAAGAAGGTTGGCTTCCTGCCTGCCGCCGCAATCTAG
- a CDS encoding succinate dehydrogenase iron-sulfur subunit, whose amino-acid sequence MAENELPEPESVKLFEGMTGGDSDSIPTYDVVIKIRRYNPEVSSEAYWDEFPLTMYRTDRVLDALHKIKWEVDGSVSFRRSCAHGICGSDAMRINGRNRLACKTLLKDLDLSKPITVEPIKGLPCEKDLIVDMEPFFQAYREIMPFFINDSNEPERERLQTIEDRARFDDTTKCILCAACTSSCPVFWTDGQYFGPSAIVNAHRFIFDSRDDAGDLRLEILNDKEGVWRCRTTFNCTEACPRGIQITKAIAEVKQAILSRSL is encoded by the coding sequence ATGGCTGAAAACGAACTCCCCGAACCGGAATCCGTCAAGCTGTTTGAGGGTATGACCGGCGGCGACTCCGACTCCATCCCCACCTACGATGTGGTCATCAAGATTCGTCGCTACAACCCGGAAGTTTCCTCCGAGGCATACTGGGATGAATTCCCGCTGACCATGTACCGCACCGACCGTGTGCTCGATGCTCTGCACAAGATCAAGTGGGAAGTGGACGGTTCCGTCTCCTTCCGCCGCTCCTGCGCACACGGCATCTGCGGCTCGGACGCAATGCGCATCAACGGCCGTAACCGCCTGGCTTGCAAGACCCTGCTGAAGGACCTTGACCTGTCCAAGCCGATTACCGTTGAGCCCATCAAGGGTCTGCCCTGCGAAAAGGACCTCATCGTTGACATGGAGCCCTTCTTCCAGGCATACCGCGAAATCATGCCGTTCTTCATCAACGACTCGAACGAGCCTGAGCGTGAGCGCCTGCAGACCATTGAGGACCGTGCACGTTTCGATGACACCACCAAGTGCATCCTGTGTGCAGCATGTACCTCGTCCTGCCCGGTCTTCTGGACCGATGGTCAGTACTTCGGCCCCTCCGCTATCGTGAACGCACACCGCTTCATTTTCGACTCGCGCGATGATGCAGGCGACCTGCGTCTGGAGATCCTCAACGACAAGGAAGGCGTATGGCGTTGCCGTACCACCTTCAACTGCACCGAGGCTTGCCCCCGTGGCATCCAGATCACCAAGGCTATTGCCGAGGTGAAGCAGGCAATCCTGAGCCGCTCGCTCTAA
- a CDS encoding amidohydrolase yields the protein MVFANSRYDLSTPVFDDWVERMMGTLVQFRREVHANPELSFREVATTERLMNRLREAGMNPVACEGTGCYVDIGSGPFAVALRADIDALPIVEQTDLPYASTVPGVMHACGHDIHQTVMLGVALALHELNEKTPLGRSVRILFQPAEEQLPGGAVQMISQGLLKDIPRAFALHCDPKVDLGQIGTRIGAITSASDTVKIHLSGHGGHTSRPHLTEDLIYAMSQIAVQVPAVLTRRTDVRSGVLVAWGQVSAGVAPNAIPAEGYLAGTMRCLDVEVWRQAGNLLDEVIEQVAVPFGVKARVEHIRGVPPVVNTDLETTMLENAARAELGEDSIVLVEQSMGGEDFAWMLQEVPGSMFRLGTRAPGDPTYDLHQGDYAPSEQAIGIGIRVMAATALRAVRFELAKAAKAANPIRDEAR from the coding sequence ATGGTTTTCGCTAATTCTCGCTACGATTTGTCCACCCCCGTCTTTGACGACTGGGTGGAGCGCATGATGGGTACCCTCGTGCAGTTCCGCCGCGAAGTGCACGCCAACCCGGAGCTTTCCTTCCGTGAGGTGGCGACCACTGAGCGCCTCATGAATCGCCTGCGAGAAGCCGGCATGAACCCCGTCGCCTGCGAAGGTACGGGCTGCTACGTCGATATTGGAAGCGGCCCCTTCGCCGTGGCTCTGCGCGCCGATATTGATGCTCTGCCCATTGTTGAGCAGACCGACCTGCCCTACGCATCCACCGTGCCCGGCGTGATGCACGCCTGCGGTCACGACATTCACCAGACCGTTATGCTCGGTGTGGCGCTGGCGCTGCACGAGCTGAACGAGAAGACCCCGCTGGGTCGTAGCGTCCGTATTCTCTTCCAGCCCGCTGAGGAGCAGCTACCCGGCGGTGCGGTACAGATGATTTCGCAGGGTCTGCTCAAGGACATTCCGCGTGCTTTTGCCCTGCACTGCGACCCGAAGGTGGACCTGGGCCAGATTGGTACCCGCATCGGTGCGATTACTAGCGCATCCGACACCGTGAAGATTCACCTGAGCGGCCACGGCGGTCATACCTCCCGCCCGCACCTGACCGAAGACCTCATCTACGCGATGAGCCAGATTGCTGTGCAGGTTCCCGCCGTGCTGACCCGCCGCACCGACGTGCGTTCGGGCGTGCTGGTCGCCTGGGGCCAGGTCAGCGCCGGCGTTGCACCCAACGCTATTCCCGCCGAGGGCTACCTGGCGGGCACCATGCGTTGCCTGGACGTTGAGGTATGGCGCCAGGCAGGTAACCTGCTGGACGAAGTGATTGAGCAGGTTGCCGTACCCTTCGGCGTGAAGGCGCGTGTGGAACACATCCGCGGCGTGCCTCCGGTCGTGAACACCGACCTGGAAACCACCATGCTTGAGAACGCGGCCCGCGCTGAGCTGGGCGAGGACTCCATCGTGCTGGTCGAGCAGTCTATGGGCGGCGAGGACTTCGCGTGGATGCTGCAGGAAGTTCCCGGATCCATGTTCCGTCTGGGTACTCGCGCCCCGGGTGACCCCACCTACGATCTGCATCAGGGGGATTACGCCCCGAGCGAGCAGGCGATTGGCATTGGTATTCGCGTCATGGCGGCAACCGCCCTGCGTGCTGTCCGTTTTGAGTTGGCGAAGGCCGCGAAGGCGGCGAACCCCATCCGCGATGAGGCACGCTAA
- a CDS encoding succinate dehydrogenase hydrophobic membrane anchor subunit, with the protein MATPLKPRTYVPRLRDNRIDGVKYNRSSSKRNNFEMFAWLGMRLSGVVLVVLIFGHLFSNLMVGDGIHAIDFGFVGGKWANPFWQVWDLLLLWLAMLHGANGIRVIIDDYAEKDRLRIWLKVILFAACAFVLLIGTLTIFAFDPCPSGAAAELLPSFCSAR; encoded by the coding sequence ATGGCTACTCCGCTCAAGCCCCGCACCTATGTACCCCGTCTGCGCGATAACCGCATCGACGGCGTAAAGTACAACCGCTCCTCCTCCAAGCGCAACAACTTTGAGATGTTCGCTTGGCTCGGTATGCGCCTGTCCGGCGTCGTACTCGTCGTGCTGATTTTCGGCCACCTGTTCTCCAACCTCATGGTCGGCGACGGCATCCACGCTATCGACTTCGGCTTCGTGGGCGGCAAGTGGGCGAACCCCTTCTGGCAGGTCTGGGATCTGCTGCTGCTCTGGCTGGCTATGCTGCACGGTGCTAACGGTATCCGCGTCATCATTGACGACTACGCTGAGAAGGATCGCCTGCGTATTTGGCTGAAGGTCATCCTCTTCGCAGCATGCGCATTCGTCCTGCTGATTGGTACCCTCACCATCTTCGCGTTCGACCCCTGCCCCTCCGGCGCAGCGGCTGAACTGCTCCCCAGCTTCTGCTCGGCACGCTAA
- the sdhA gene encoding succinate dehydrogenase flavoprotein subunit, producing MQVHKYDVVIVGAGGAGMRAAIEAGQRVRTAVLTKLYPTRSHTGAAQGGMCAALANVEEDNWEWHTFDTVKGGDYLVDQDAAEIMAKEAIDAVLDLEKMGLPFNRTPEGRIDQRRFGGHTRDHGKAAVRRACYAADRTGHMILQTLYQNCVRHNVEFYNEFYVLDLILVKDEEGKPRPAGVVSYDLATGEVHVFQAKSVIFASGGCGKIFKTTSNAHTLTGDGMAIALRAGLPLEDMEFVQFHPTGLAGLGILVTEGARGEGGILRNADGERFMERYAPTIKDLAPRDIVARAMANEVREGRGCGPHKDYVLLDLTHLEPSHIDEKLPDITEFARTYLAVEPHHQPIPVFPTAHYAMGGIPTNNETEVYRNSEETIPGLYAAGEVACVSVHGANRLGTNSLLDINVFGKRAGRKAAEYAASAEFVPVPDDAADRVLNMLNGILEGKGTEKVGAIRADLQKAMEADMQVFRTEETIRAALATIAKLEERYKNISIQDKGKRFNLDLLEAVELGFLIELAKVMSVGALHRKESRGGHYREDFPKRDDVNFMKHSMVYLDPESEFEGVKGLRFETKPVVYTRYEPKERKY from the coding sequence ATGCAGGTACATAAGTACGATGTAGTGATCGTCGGTGCCGGCGGCGCAGGTATGCGTGCCGCCATTGAGGCCGGCCAGCGAGTTCGCACCGCGGTACTGACCAAGCTATACCCCACCCGCTCCCACACCGGTGCGGCACAGGGTGGCATGTGCGCCGCTCTGGCAAACGTTGAAGAGGACAACTGGGAGTGGCACACCTTTGACACCGTCAAGGGCGGCGACTACCTGGTTGACCAGGACGCAGCAGAAATCATGGCTAAGGAAGCTATCGACGCTGTGCTCGACCTGGAAAAGATGGGTCTTCCCTTCAACCGAACCCCCGAAGGCCGCATCGACCAGCGCCGCTTCGGCGGTCACACCCGTGATCACGGTAAGGCTGCTGTGCGCCGCGCATGCTACGCAGCTGACCGTACCGGCCACATGATTCTGCAGACCCTCTACCAGAACTGCGTTCGCCACAATGTGGAGTTCTACAACGAGTTCTACGTTCTCGACTTGATTCTGGTCAAGGACGAAGAGGGCAAGCCCCGCCCCGCCGGCGTCGTCTCCTACGACCTGGCAACCGGCGAGGTCCACGTCTTCCAGGCTAAGTCCGTGATCTTCGCATCCGGCGGCTGTGGCAAGATCTTCAAGACCACCTCCAACGCACACACCCTCACCGGTGACGGCATGGCTATCGCACTGCGTGCAGGCCTGCCCCTGGAGGACATGGAATTCGTTCAGTTCCACCCGACCGGCCTGGCTGGCCTGGGCATTCTCGTCACCGAGGGTGCTCGTGGTGAAGGTGGTATTCTCCGTAACGCTGACGGTGAGCGCTTCATGGAGCGCTACGCACCCACCATTAAGGACCTGGCACCCCGCGATATCGTGGCACGTGCAATGGCAAACGAGGTGCGCGAAGGCCGCGGCTGCGGTCCCCACAAGGACTACGTGCTGCTGGACCTGACCCACCTGGAGCCCTCCCACATCGACGAGAAGCTGCCCGATATTACCGAGTTCGCTCGTACCTACCTGGCAGTGGAACCGCACCACCAGCCCATCCCGGTGTTCCCCACCGCGCACTACGCAATGGGCGGTATCCCCACCAACAACGAGACCGAGGTCTACCGCAACAGCGAAGAGACCATCCCCGGCCTCTACGCAGCTGGTGAGGTTGCGTGTGTGTCCGTCCACGGTGCAAACCGTCTGGGCACCAACTCCCTGCTGGACATCAACGTGTTCGGTAAGCGTGCTGGCCGCAAGGCAGCAGAGTACGCAGCATCGGCTGAATTCGTGCCGGTTCCGGACGATGCAGCAGATCGCGTGCTGAACATGCTCAACGGCATCCTCGAAGGCAAGGGCACCGAGAAGGTCGGCGCTATCCGCGCAGACCTGCAGAAGGCTATGGAAGCTGACATGCAGGTGTTCCGTACCGAAGAGACCATCCGCGCAGCACTGGCAACCATCGCTAAGCTGGAAGAGCGTTACAAGAACATCTCCATCCAGGACAAGGGCAAGCGCTTCAACCTCGACCTGCTTGAGGCTGTTGAGCTCGGCTTCCTGATTGAGCTGGCAAAGGTCATGTCCGTTGGCGCACTGCACCGTAAGGAATCCCGTGGTGGTCACTACCGCGAGGACTTCCCCAAGCGTGACGATGTCAACTTCATGAAGCACTCGATGGTCTACCTCGACCCCGAATCCGAGTTTGAGGGTGTCAAGGGCCTGCGATTCGAAACCAAGCCCGTTGTCTACACCCGCTACGAGCCGAAGGAGCGTAAGTACTAA
- a CDS encoding macro domain-containing protein translates to MSALKDYALALAEEYAQNTGQVLPALPDDPHQLWTLIGSLNAVRVPAETGEELLSLEEAAFAEYEPLLPPLASLADATAAEGEHAGMYLWRGDITRLQVDGIVNAANSNLLGCFVPQHRCIDNAIHRAAGVGLRAECAREVAQRPMPEPTGSVMVTGAHRLPSRYVLHTVGPIIAGEVTEADRQALASCYRSCLRAAIERGMRSVALCCISTGEFRFPQEEAARCAVETIREELDAARAARQSVPAVVFNVFTERDEQLYTELLGLSQV, encoded by the coding sequence GTGAGCGCCCTCAAAGACTACGCTCTCGCCCTGGCGGAAGAGTATGCGCAGAATACTGGCCAGGTGTTGCCAGCTCTGCCTGATGACCCGCACCAGTTGTGGACGCTGATTGGCTCCCTCAACGCGGTGCGTGTGCCCGCCGAAACAGGGGAGGAACTTCTTAGCCTGGAGGAGGCGGCGTTTGCCGAGTATGAGCCGTTGTTGCCGCCGTTAGCTAGTTTGGCTGATGCTACGGCTGCCGAGGGAGAGCACGCGGGAATGTACCTGTGGCGCGGGGATATTACCCGTCTGCAGGTTGATGGCATTGTGAATGCGGCGAACTCGAATCTGCTGGGTTGTTTTGTGCCGCAGCATCGTTGCATTGATAACGCGATTCATCGTGCCGCCGGGGTGGGGTTACGGGCTGAATGTGCCCGGGAGGTGGCGCAGCGGCCTATGCCGGAGCCGACCGGCTCGGTGATGGTGACCGGTGCGCATCGTCTGCCGAGTCGCTATGTGCTGCATACGGTTGGTCCGATTATTGCCGGGGAAGTGACTGAGGCAGATCGGCAGGCTTTGGCTTCTTGTTATCGCTCTTGTCTGCGGGCTGCGATAGAGCGGGGTATGCGTTCTGTGGCATTGTGTTGCATTAGTACCGGCGAGTTCCGGTTCCCTCAGGAGGAGGCTGCACGTTGTGCGGTTGAAACGATTCGTGAGGAGCTTGATGCGGCACGCGCGGCGCGTCAGTCAGTACCCGCGGTGGTTTTCAACGTGTTCACTGAACGTGACGAGCAGCTGTACACGGAGCTTCTGGGGTTGTCGCAGGTTTAG
- a CDS encoding 2'-5' RNA ligase family protein — translation MTAQENSSSPTTAPVSPTLKPGHRYLSVIAHVSGENVQRLEEWKRAVAGGAVAPISTHVTVYLTELTESLLAAVQSPQFREALDAPRFEARWGSVHSFRPVTEVEYLNLEAGKAEFEQIHQKLVELFGAGAASFPYVPHVTLGQGLTQAQVANAREVFDALPAEQRTFTVDHLHCYSYDGQDWEEIRVLPLR, via the coding sequence ATGACAGCACAAGAGAACTCTTCGAGCCCCACGACGGCTCCTGTATCCCCGACCCTGAAGCCCGGTCACCGCTACCTGAGCGTTATTGCGCACGTGAGCGGTGAGAATGTTCAGCGCCTGGAAGAGTGGAAGCGCGCGGTAGCCGGTGGTGCGGTGGCACCTATCAGCACCCACGTGACCGTGTACCTGACGGAGCTGACCGAGTCTCTCCTGGCTGCGGTGCAGTCCCCCCAGTTCCGCGAGGCGCTGGATGCGCCGCGTTTTGAGGCGCGCTGGGGTTCGGTGCACTCCTTCCGCCCGGTCACCGAGGTGGAGTACCTGAACCTGGAGGCGGGCAAGGCCGAGTTCGAGCAGATTCACCAGAAGCTGGTTGAGCTATTCGGTGCCGGTGCGGCGTCCTTCCCCTATGTGCCGCACGTGACCCTGGGTCAAGGGCTTACGCAGGCGCAGGTGGCGAACGCCCGTGAGGTGTTTGACGCTCTGCCCGCCGAGCAGCGCACCTTTACCGTGGATCACCTGCACTGCTACTCCTATGACGGGCAGGACTGGGAAGAAATTCGGGTTCTGCCGCTGCGTTAG
- a CDS encoding SIR2 family NAD-dependent protein deacylase, with the protein MTTISNPNAQQNVRGTSADSAYFQSIERAAKAIQEADLIVIGGGSGFSTAAGHVYSGERFTNNFAPYIQKYGMTDMYSAGFYPFKSLEEKWGYWARHILFNRYETGSLPLYEQLRELVADKEYFIVTTNVDSLFEKSGFDSERIFEQQGNYGAFQCSRPCTQEVYDNEEMVRAMVAHTDENLRIPSELVPMCPRCGAPLTTHLRIDGSFVNPPARQRQEKRWEEVLQSMPGKKVLLLELGVGFMTPTWIRFPFERITHVLDTATLVRLNRDYPQATEENREKTVSFAEDAHQVLRDLLKRTGSYGAEPQDEETVS; encoded by the coding sequence ATGACCACCATATCCAACCCGAATGCCCAGCAGAATGTGCGCGGAACCTCGGCTGATTCTGCCTACTTCCAGTCCATTGAGCGTGCCGCCAAGGCTATTCAAGAAGCAGACCTCATTGTCATTGGCGGCGGTTCTGGATTCTCAACGGCGGCAGGTCACGTCTACAGCGGTGAGCGTTTTACAAACAACTTCGCCCCGTACATCCAGAAGTACGGCATGACCGATATGTACTCGGCTGGTTTCTACCCCTTCAAATCCCTCGAAGAGAAGTGGGGTTACTGGGCACGGCACATCCTTTTCAACCGTTACGAAACTGGCAGTCTTCCCCTGTATGAGCAGTTGCGTGAATTGGTTGCAGATAAGGAATACTTCATCGTGACCACCAATGTTGATTCTCTCTTCGAAAAGTCGGGTTTTGATTCTGAACGCATCTTTGAGCAGCAGGGCAATTATGGGGCATTTCAGTGCTCTCGCCCCTGCACCCAGGAGGTCTACGACAACGAAGAAATGGTTCGGGCTATGGTGGCGCATACTGATGAAAACCTGCGCATCCCTTCAGAACTGGTACCAATGTGCCCGCGATGCGGTGCGCCGCTAACTACTCATCTTCGCATTGACGGCTCCTTCGTAAATCCTCCTGCTCGCCAGCGTCAGGAGAAGCGGTGGGAAGAGGTTCTGCAGTCCATGCCCGGTAAGAAGGTTCTTCTTCTGGAGCTTGGGGTTGGTTTTATGACCCCGACCTGGATTCGTTTCCCCTTTGAGCGGATTACGCATGTGCTCGATACTGCGACTTTGGTGCGTCTGAACCGAGACTACCCTCAAGCAACGGAAGAGAACCGCGAAAAGACTGTGTCCTTCGCGGAAGATGCACATCAGGTTCTTCGAGATTTGCTGAAGCGGACAGGATCGTATGGGGCTGAGCCGCAGGATGAGGAGACGGTCTCGTGA
- a CDS encoding mannose-1-phosphate guanylyltransferase gives MNTALTRFRPLIPAGGVGSRLWPLSRAHAPKFLLDLTSSGNSLLRDTYDRLIDLSNGSVMVVTGTSHANAVTQQIPELRAADLVLEPSPKDSAAAIGLACAIIHRREPDAIIGSFAADHVISPVDEFHRVVTEAVVTAATGKIVTIGITPTEPSSAFGYIHASEPLGIEGAPNAQAVDTFVEKPDAATAQKYLDSGEYTWNAGMFVAPAALMLKHLEANEPELYAGIMEIANAWDTPEREAVMDRVWETLPKTAIDYAVAEPAAAAGDVAMVPGSFSWDDVGDFDAVARLNTEKSGEELTILGEKDNVINHGCSGIIVANTDRKISIIGLDDIVVVDTPDALLVAPRSKAQAVKDAVGEVKARGLNNLL, from the coding sequence ATGAATACTGCACTCACTCGATTCCGCCCGCTTATTCCCGCCGGCGGTGTTGGCTCGCGTTTGTGGCCCCTGTCCCGCGCGCACGCCCCGAAATTCCTGCTCGACCTCACCTCGTCGGGCAATTCTCTGCTGCGTGACACCTACGACCGTCTCATCGACCTCAGCAACGGTTCCGTCATGGTGGTTACCGGCACTTCGCACGCCAATGCGGTTACCCAGCAGATTCCTGAACTGCGTGCCGCTGACCTGGTGCTGGAGCCCTCCCCCAAGGATTCGGCTGCAGCTATCGGCCTGGCTTGCGCTATCATCCACCGCCGCGAACCGGACGCCATCATTGGTTCCTTCGCAGCTGACCATGTGATCAGCCCCGTGGATGAATTCCACCGTGTTGTGACCGAAGCTGTCGTCACCGCGGCAACCGGCAAGATTGTCACCATCGGCATTACCCCCACCGAGCCCTCCAGCGCGTTTGGCTACATTCACGCCAGCGAGCCCCTGGGCATCGAGGGTGCACCCAACGCTCAGGCTGTGGACACCTTCGTGGAGAAGCCCGATGCCGCTACCGCGCAGAAGTACCTGGACTCCGGTGAGTACACCTGGAACGCGGGCATGTTCGTGGCACCGGCGGCCCTGATGCTCAAGCACCTCGAAGCGAACGAACCCGAGCTGTACGCGGGCATTATGGAGATTGCTAACGCTTGGGACACCCCCGAGCGCGAGGCTGTTATGGACCGAGTCTGGGAGACCCTGCCGAAGACCGCTATTGACTACGCTGTGGCTGAGCCCGCAGCGGCAGCAGGCGACGTCGCAATGGTTCCCGGTTCCTTCAGCTGGGACGACGTTGGAGACTTCGACGCTGTGGCACGCCTGAACACCGAGAAGAGTGGCGAAGAGCTGACCATTCTCGGCGAGAAGGATAACGTCATTAACCACGGTTGCTCCGGCATTATTGTCGCGAACACTGACCGTAAGATCTCTATCATTGGCCTCGACGACATCGTTGTGGTGGATACCCCCGATGCTCTGTTGGTCGCTCCGCGCTCCAAGGCACAGGCTGTCAAGGATGCCGTGGGCGAGGTCAAGGCACGAGGCCTGAACAACCTCCTCTAA
- a CDS encoding MazG family protein: MTDTPNIPEASAAQNIQDTAARAAEAFGALVETMALLRAPGGCPWDAEQTHASLIRYLVEEAYEVVEAVETGGEPNMPLLREELGDVLLQVVFHSDIAAANPQGFDIVQVVEGLVQKLRSRHPDVFAAESECSSEAPRTAAEQQAAWDALKKKEKSDRGALDGIPPHLPALAMAEKTAVKARKAGIILPPEPTSMEDDLRYMHTEEEFGELLFALVSRAQRNGLDAERALRSYTRRYIAQHTHDEPSF; this comes from the coding sequence ATGACTGATACCCCTAATATTCCTGAGGCTTCTGCGGCGCAGAACATTCAGGACACTGCCGCCCGTGCGGCTGAGGCCTTCGGTGCCCTGGTGGAAACCATGGCGCTGCTGCGCGCACCGGGCGGTTGCCCGTGGGATGCTGAGCAGACTCACGCCTCCCTGATCCGCTACCTGGTGGAGGAAGCTTACGAGGTCGTTGAGGCGGTAGAAACCGGTGGCGAGCCGAATATGCCGCTGCTGCGCGAGGAGCTGGGCGACGTGCTGCTGCAGGTGGTGTTCCACTCCGATATTGCTGCGGCAAACCCGCAGGGCTTCGACATTGTGCAGGTGGTTGAGGGCCTGGTACAGAAGCTTCGTTCCCGCCACCCCGACGTGTTCGCGGCTGAGTCTGAGTGCTCTTCGGAGGCGCCCCGCACCGCAGCTGAGCAGCAGGCGGCGTGGGATGCGTTGAAGAAGAAGGAGAAGAGCGACCGTGGCGCGCTAGACGGTATTCCGCCGCATCTGCCGGCGCTCGCTATGGCTGAGAAGACTGCTGTGAAGGCACGTAAGGCGGGTATTATTCTGCCGCCGGAGCCGACGAGCATGGAGGATGACCTGCGCTATATGCACACTGAGGAGGAGTTCGGCGAGCTGCTCTTTGCGTTGGTGAGCCGTGCACAGCGTAACGGCCTGGATGCTGAGCGTGCCCTGCGTTCGTACACTCGCCGCTATATTGCTCAGCACACGCATGATGAGCCGAGCTTCTAA
- the sdhC gene encoding succinate dehydrogenase, cytochrome b556 subunit: MLNGSKGTLYRGRWGMWSWVAHRITGIAIFFFLLVHILDTAVVRISPEAYNGVLSLYKNPIMGLGETALVAAIVYHAFNGIRIILIDFWGKATNSHVEHIQAKNKDGNVEISQKATYTHIKILWVVLFLWAITVAGFAARHLPIVFSHMGGH, encoded by the coding sequence GTGTTGAATGGTTCTAAAGGAACCCTCTACCGCGGCCGCTGGGGCATGTGGTCCTGGGTTGCTCATCGCATTACCGGTATCGCGATTTTCTTCTTCCTTCTTGTACACATCCTGGATACTGCCGTCGTGCGTATCTCCCCGGAGGCCTACAATGGCGTACTGAGCCTGTACAAGAACCCCATCATGGGTCTGGGTGAGACCGCGCTTGTCGCCGCCATCGTCTACCACGCGTTCAACGGTATTCGCATTATCCTCATTGACTTCTGGGGTAAGGCAACCAACTCGCACGTGGAGCACATTCAGGCGAAGAACAAGGACGGCAACGTCGAAATCAGCCAGAAGGCAACCTATACGCACATCAAGATTCTTTGGGTTGTGCTTTTCCTCTGGGCAATCACCGTTGCTGGCTTCGCCGCACGTCACCTGCCGATCGTTTTCTCGCACATGGGAGGTCACTAA